A single window of Bacteroidales bacterium DNA harbors:
- a CDS encoding copper homeostasis protein CutC, which produces MSQKRTLLEVAVFTPESAIIACQAGADRIELCSGYSEGGLSPSAASIKLVRQSVDCKLHVMIRPRIGDFLYSEFEKKVILEDIKFCKASDVNGIVVGVLTQSGDIDVDFVKTVMETAYPMQVTFHRAFDISRDLFSSLDVLISCGVNRVLTSGGKSSAFEGLQTLSEFVKRAANKIIILPGGGINSENVLNILSATKASEVHFSGKRLVKSKMKPLSEVKLSSTTDTDDHNWFECDFEVVRKMVSKIN; this is translated from the coding sequence ATGTCACAAAAACGTACACTTTTAGAAGTTGCCGTATTTACTCCTGAATCGGCTATAATTGCATGTCAGGCAGGTGCTGACAGGATAGAATTATGCTCAGGCTACTCCGAGGGTGGATTGTCGCCATCTGCTGCAAGCATAAAACTTGTTCGACAAAGTGTTGATTGCAAACTACATGTGATGATTAGACCACGTATTGGCGATTTTTTATATTCCGAATTCGAGAAAAAGGTAATTTTAGAGGATATTAAATTCTGCAAAGCCTCTGATGTTAACGGAATTGTCGTAGGAGTACTTACTCAGAGTGGTGACATTGATGTAGATTTTGTAAAAACGGTTATGGAAACTGCTTATCCAATGCAAGTTACGTTTCATAGGGCATTTGATATATCACGCGACTTATTCTCTTCGTTGGACGTACTTATTAGTTGCGGTGTAAACAGAGTTCTAACATCGGGAGGAAAAAGCAGTGCCTTTGAAGGACTACAAACACTATCAGAATTTGTAAAGCGAGCAGCCAATAAAATTATAATTCTACCCGGCGGAGGTATAAATTCAGAAAATGTTTTAAACATTCTGAGTGCTACAAAAGCCAGCGAGGTACACTTTTCAGGTAAGCGACTGGTTAAAAGCAAAATGAAACCACTGTCAGAGGTAAAACTAAGCTCAACTACGGATACCGACGACCACAATTGGTTTGAGTGTGATTTTGAGGTTGTAAGAAAAATGGTTTCCAAAATCAATTAG
- a CDS encoding amino acid permease, which translates to MEKKFGTAPVFFTAISTILGAVLFLRFGYAVGTLGFIGVVFIILLAHTVTIPTSLALSEIATNKRVEGGGEYYIISRSFGLNIGATIGISLFLSQAISVAFYIIAFTEAFSFMFDYLLVNHGIWLPRQIIGIPVMLILSVLIFKKGANMGIKALYIINAILAVSLLLFFIGRPENLGETSHFISNFQFRNSDSFFIVFAIVFPAFTGVTAGVGLSGDLRNPGKSIPLGTLSATFVGMVIYFFVAYKLAVSASAEELLADQLIMSKIAVYGSITIPLGLAACTFSSALGSIMVAPRTLQALANDESFPMQKINNWLGLSRESDNEPANASLVTCAIALVFVAIGDVDVVAQIISMFFMVTYGTICLISFLNHFGSSPSYRPSFKSKWIFSLIGFIASVWIMFKISVIYTVIAFTVMIALYLYIDNYHKDRKGLAAIFANSIFQINRRLQVYMQRQRFSKSEKEWRPSAICISKNSFKYDNAFRLINWISYKYGFGTYLHHIDGYYSKETYEQSKLELEKILKNIETENSVYLDTIISPSGTSAVAQAIQIPGIAGMENNMVIFDYDKEDPKELSEIIPNIRLVNAGDFDICILAASRKPFYYKNGIHIWIKSSDADNANLMILLSFIILGHPDWKKSNIKIYELCKEEDIDSVYAKMNDLITTGRLPITHQNVEIVIRESDVPVKEIINKYSSDAALTLIGFMHESIKHSGEEIFSGYDKLGNILFVNSSSQVRID; encoded by the coding sequence ATGGAAAAAAAATTTGGAACAGCACCGGTATTTTTTACAGCAATATCAACAATATTGGGTGCTGTATTATTTTTAAGATTTGGATACGCAGTTGGCACCCTGGGCTTTATAGGAGTAGTATTTATTATTCTACTTGCTCACACCGTGACAATCCCTACATCGCTAGCGCTGTCAGAAATTGCCACAAACAAACGTGTTGAAGGTGGTGGAGAGTATTACATTATTTCACGCTCTTTTGGCTTGAATATCGGAGCCACAATCGGAATATCACTCTTTTTATCGCAAGCCATTAGCGTAGCTTTCTATATTATCGCCTTTACAGAAGCGTTTTCGTTTATGTTTGATTATTTGCTTGTCAACCATGGTATATGGTTGCCTAGACAGATCATAGGTATTCCTGTAATGTTGATACTATCTGTTTTAATATTCAAGAAAGGGGCGAATATGGGTATTAAAGCACTATACATTATTAACGCAATATTAGCAGTATCACTTTTACTTTTCTTCATTGGTAGACCTGAAAATCTGGGCGAAACGTCACACTTTATTTCAAATTTTCAATTCCGTAACTCTGATTCATTTTTTATAGTATTTGCGATTGTATTCCCTGCATTTACAGGAGTGACTGCAGGTGTTGGTCTTTCTGGTGATTTACGCAACCCCGGAAAATCAATACCTTTAGGCACTTTGTCAGCAACATTCGTTGGCATGGTAATATATTTCTTTGTAGCATACAAACTTGCAGTATCTGCATCTGCTGAAGAATTACTTGCTGACCAGCTAATTATGTCAAAAATCGCAGTTTACGGAAGCATAACTATTCCATTGGGATTAGCAGCATGTACATTTTCATCGGCATTGGGGTCAATAATGGTTGCACCACGAACTTTGCAAGCATTAGCAAATGACGAATCGTTTCCAATGCAAAAAATAAATAATTGGCTAGGACTAAGTAGAGAATCAGATAACGAACCCGCTAACGCCTCATTAGTAACCTGTGCAATAGCCTTAGTTTTTGTAGCTATAGGTGACGTTGACGTTGTAGCTCAAATAATCTCAATGTTTTTTATGGTAACTTACGGTACCATTTGTCTAATATCGTTCCTTAATCATTTTGGGTCGTCTCCCTCATACCGTCCTTCTTTTAAATCAAAATGGATATTTTCACTAATTGGGTTTATTGCATCGGTGTGGATTATGTTCAAAATCAGCGTAATATATACAGTTATTGCATTTACTGTTATGATAGCCCTGTATCTATATATAGATAACTATCATAAAGACAGAAAAGGTTTAGCTGCAATATTTGCCAACTCTATTTTCCAGATAAACAGACGTTTACAGGTTTATATGCAACGTCAGCGATTTTCAAAATCGGAAAAAGAGTGGCGACCAAGTGCTATTTGTATCTCCAAAAATTCATTCAAATACGATAATGCATTTAGATTAATCAACTGGATATCATATAAATATGGTTTCGGCACATATTTACATCATATTGATGGCTATTATTCAAAAGAGACGTACGAGCAATCGAAACTTGAACTCGAGAAAATTTTGAAAAACATAGAAACCGAAAATAGTGTCTATTTGGATACTATAATTTCTCCGTCAGGCACATCAGCTGTGGCACAAGCCATACAGATACCCGGAATTGCGGGAATGGAGAATAATATGGTGATTTTTGATTACGACAAAGAAGATCCTAAAGAGCTAAGTGAAATTATCCCAAATATAAGACTTGTTAACGCTGGCGATTTCGATATATGTATCTTAGCAGCAAGCCGTAAGCCTTTTTATTATAAAAACGGAATACATATCTGGATAAAGAGTAGCGACGCAGATAACGCAAACCTAATGATACTGCTTAGTTTTATTATTCTTGGGCACCCAGACTGGAAAAAAAGCAATATAAAAATATACGAGCTGTGTAAAGAGGAAGATATTGATTCTGTGTATGCTAAAATGAACGATCTAATAACAACAGGTCGATTGCCAATAACGCACCAAAATGTAGAAATTGTAATAAGAGAGAGCGATGTGCCTGTCAAAGAGATAATTAATAAGTATTCAAGCGACGCTGCTCTGACACTTATAGGTTTCATGCATGAAAGTATTAAGCATAGTGGCGAGGAGATTTTCTCGGGTTACGATAAATTGGGTAATATTTTGTTTGTTAACTCAAGCTCTCAAGTACGTATTGATTGA
- a CDS encoding Zn-dependent hydrolase, translating into MSTKLFMATLATSLLILSGCSQKKEVNPMQEKVDQFALVDLTTDLSHLGANDKAMLLKLIEVSEIMEELFWKDAFPGDKTAFLESLPDDATREFAKIMYGPWDRMNANKPFVEGFGEKPAGANYYPADITKEEFEAWEEPNKMDWYSLVRRDDNGKLVQIPYHVAYSEEITKAASLLREAAELSEDEGFKKYLQLRAEALETDDYLASDMAWMDMRDNKIDFVVGPIESYEDQLVGVKAAHSAQILIKDLDWSARLDKYGELLPKLQASLPCDEKYKQEEVHADANMYVYDVILYRGDCNAGSKNIAINLPNDTRVHAAKGSRKLQLKNAMKAKFDKILLPISEIVIDESQRKHVKFDAFFENVMFHEVGHGLGVKETINGKGTVRDALKETYSSIEENKADIMGLYMVAKLYEMGEFPEKDLMDNYVTFMAGLFRSVRFGATSAHGVANLMRYNYFAEAEAFTRDSETGLYKVDFEKMTEAMNELVEEILEMQGEGDYEEAKEWILEKGVMSSTLQSDLDKINSAGIPVDIRFNQGAEVLGLK; encoded by the coding sequence ATGTCAACAAAATTATTTATGGCAACTTTGGCAACGTCGCTACTGATATTGTCAGGTTGTAGTCAAAAAAAGGAAGTAAATCCTATGCAAGAAAAGGTAGATCAGTTTGCATTGGTTGATTTAACCACAGACCTTAGCCATTTAGGTGCTAACGACAAAGCAATGTTACTCAAGCTAATTGAAGTTAGCGAAATTATGGAAGAGCTGTTTTGGAAAGATGCCTTTCCTGGTGATAAAACAGCATTTTTGGAATCATTACCAGATGATGCAACACGTGAATTTGCCAAAATAATGTATGGTCCATGGGATCGCATGAACGCAAATAAGCCTTTTGTTGAAGGATTTGGCGAAAAGCCAGCCGGCGCAAACTACTATCCCGCTGATATTACCAAAGAGGAGTTTGAAGCATGGGAAGAACCTAATAAAATGGATTGGTACTCGTTGGTGCGTCGCGATGATAACGGAAAACTTGTTCAAATACCGTATCACGTTGCCTATAGTGAAGAGATAACCAAAGCAGCATCCCTACTTCGCGAAGCAGCTGAACTTTCGGAAGATGAGGGATTTAAAAAATATCTTCAGCTACGAGCCGAGGCTCTCGAAACCGATGACTATTTAGCATCAGATATGGCTTGGATGGATATGCGCGACAACAAAATAGATTTTGTCGTTGGACCAATTGAAAGCTACGAAGATCAATTAGTAGGTGTAAAAGCAGCTCATAGTGCACAAATATTGATTAAAGATTTAGATTGGAGCGCCCGTTTAGATAAGTACGGAGAGCTACTTCCAAAGCTACAAGCATCACTTCCATGCGACGAAAAATACAAACAAGAAGAGGTTCATGCTGACGCCAATATGTATGTTTACGACGTAATTCTATACAGGGGAGATTGTAATGCAGGTAGTAAAAACATCGCTATAAACCTGCCAAATGACACACGTGTACATGCAGCAAAAGGCAGCCGTAAACTGCAACTAAAAAACGCGATGAAAGCAAAATTCGACAAAATACTTCTTCCTATTTCAGAGATAGTTATTGACGAATCGCAAAGAAAACACGTAAAATTTGACGCTTTCTTTGAAAATGTAATGTTCCACGAAGTTGGTCATGGCTTAGGTGTAAAAGAGACTATTAACGGAAAAGGAACCGTTCGCGACGCTCTTAAAGAAACTTATAGCTCAATTGAAGAGAACAAAGCCGATATAATGGGACTTTATATGGTTGCAAAACTTTACGAAATGGGCGAGTTCCCGGAAAAAGATTTGATGGACAACTATGTAACATTTATGGCTGGTTTGTTCCGTTCAGTACGATTTGGAGCAACAAGTGCACACGGTGTTGCGAACTTAATGCGTTACAACTATTTTGCTGAAGCCGAAGCATTTACACGCGACTCGGAAACAGGTCTCTACAAAGTTGATTTTGAAAAAATGACCGAAGCTATGAATGAATTGGTAGAAGAGATACTTGAAATGCAAGGGGAAGGTGATTATGAAGAGGCTAAAGAGTGGATTTTAGAAAAAGGTGTAATGTCTAGTACTTTACAATCTGATTTGGATAAAATAAACTCTGCAGGTATTCCTGTTGATATTAGATTCAATCAAGGAGCAGAAGTTCTAGGTCTAAAATAA